In the Heliangelus exortis chromosome W unlocalized genomic scaffold, bHelExo1.hap1 SUPER_W_unloc_1, whole genome shotgun sequence genome, one interval contains:
- the LOC139790514 gene encoding olfactory receptor 14J1-like: MKVHHSQRQMSNSSSIRQFLLLAFADRRELQLLHFWLFLGIYLAALLGNGLIITTIACDHHLHTPMYFFLLNLSLLDLGSISTTLPKAMANSLWDNTDISYKACAAQLFFFVFLMSEEFSLLTIMSYDRYVAICKPLHYGTLLGSRACVHMAAAAWGSGFLYSLLHTANTFSLPLCQGNALDQFFCEIPQILKLSCSHSYLREDWVSVVASCLAFGCFVFIVVSYVEIFRAVLRIPSEQGRHKAFSTCLPHLAVVSLFISTSIFAYLKPPSISFPSLNLVVSFLYSVVPPAVNPLIYSMRNQELKNALKKLISW; this comes from the coding sequence atgaAAGTCCACCATTCCCAGAGGCAGatgtccaacagcagctccatcaggcagttcctcctcctggcatttgcagacaggcgggagctgcagctcttgcacttctggctcttcctgggcatctacctggctgccctcctgggcaacggcctcatcatcaccaccatcgcctgtgaccaccacctccacacccccatgtacttcttcctcctcaacctctccctcctcgacctgggatccatctccaccactctgcccaaagccatggccaatTCCCTCTGGGACAACACGGACATCTCCTACAAGGcatgtgctgcacagctcttcttctttgtctttttgaTGTCTGAAGAATTCTCTCTCCTGACGATCATGTCCTACGACCGCTACgtggccatctgcaaacccctgcactatgggaccctcctgggcagcagagcttgtgtccacatggcagcagctgcctggggctctgGGTTTCTCTAttctctgctgcacacagccaatacattttccctgcccctctgccagggcaatgccctggaccagttcttctgtgaaatcccccagatcctcaagctctcctgctcacactcctaTCTCAGGGAAGATTGGGTTAGTGTTGTTGCTTCCTGTTTAgcttttgggtgttttgttttcatcgtGGTGTCCTatgtggagatcttcagggctgtgctgaggatcccctctgagcagggaaggcacaaagccttttccacgtgcctccctcacctggccGTGGTCTCCTTGTTCATCAGCACATCCATCTTTGCCTACCTGAAGcctccctccatctcctttCCATCCCTGAACCTGGTGGTGTCATTTCTGTACTCggtggttcctccagcagtgaaccccctcatctacagcatgaggaacCAGGAGCTCAAGAATGCCCTGAAGAAACTGATATCTTGGTGA